Proteins encoded in a region of the Isosphaeraceae bacterium EP7 genome:
- a CDS encoding Gfo/Idh/MocA family oxidoreductase — protein sequence MKRRRLLQAAVGAAFSFEIVPRHVLGRGFVPPSEKLNIAGIGVGGQGGGVIREMAGENIVALCDVDWAKASGTFGKFPKAEQFRDYRVLLEKRRDIDAVMIATPDHMHAPITLAALRAGKHVYVEKPMAHSIEEARVMARVARETGLVTQMGNNGHAGEGLRLTREWLQAGAIGPVREIHSWSDRPGKWWVQDKDRPSETPPVPASIDWDLWLGAAPVRPYNPVYHPMAWRGWFDFGTGALGDMAIHNMDPAFYALDLGAPSAAEATTSALKAESYPLWSILRYEFAAQGDRPAVTLTWYDGGKMPPKPKDLPADVSLVDNGIYFVGDKGTMVCGGWSGPPTLYPEARRAEFQPPPPTIPRSTGHRSEWIQACKDNKPEDARAGFAYSGPFTEALLVGNLALRLQKRIEWDSEALKATNAPEAEPLIRKQYRAGFGI from the coding sequence ATGAAGCGCCGGCGCTTATTGCAGGCGGCCGTCGGGGCCGCGTTCTCGTTCGAGATCGTGCCTCGCCACGTCCTCGGCAGGGGGTTCGTCCCGCCGAGCGAGAAGCTGAACATCGCCGGCATCGGCGTCGGCGGCCAGGGGGGCGGGGTCATCCGCGAGATGGCCGGTGAGAACATCGTCGCGCTCTGCGACGTTGATTGGGCGAAGGCCTCGGGCACGTTCGGGAAGTTCCCCAAGGCCGAGCAATTCCGCGACTATCGCGTCCTGCTGGAGAAACGCCGGGACATCGACGCCGTGATGATCGCCACGCCCGATCATATGCACGCGCCCATCACCCTGGCGGCGCTGCGGGCCGGCAAGCATGTGTACGTCGAGAAGCCGATGGCGCACTCGATCGAGGAGGCCCGCGTCATGGCCCGCGTGGCCAGGGAGACCGGCCTGGTCACCCAGATGGGGAACAACGGCCACGCCGGCGAGGGCCTGCGACTCACCCGCGAGTGGTTGCAGGCCGGGGCAATCGGCCCGGTGCGCGAGATCCATTCCTGGTCCGACCGGCCCGGGAAATGGTGGGTCCAGGACAAGGACCGACCCTCCGAGACTCCGCCCGTCCCCGCCTCGATCGACTGGGACCTCTGGCTGGGGGCCGCCCCGGTGCGTCCGTACAACCCGGTCTACCACCCGATGGCCTGGCGAGGCTGGTTCGACTTCGGCACGGGTGCCCTGGGCGACATGGCCATCCACAACATGGACCCGGCCTTCTATGCCCTCGACCTGGGCGCACCCTCGGCCGCCGAGGCCACGACCAGCGCCTTGAAGGCCGAGTCGTATCCGCTCTGGTCGATCCTCCGCTACGAATTCGCCGCCCAAGGCGACCGGCCCGCCGTCACCCTCACCTGGTACGACGGCGGCAAGATGCCCCCGAAGCCGAAGGACCTGCCGGCCGACGTCTCGCTCGTCGACAACGGGATCTACTTCGTGGGCGACAAGGGGACGATGGTCTGCGGCGGCTGGTCCGGGCCGCCGACGCTTTACCCCGAGGCCCGTCGGGCCGAATTCCAGCCCCCGCCCCCCACCATCCCGCGCTCGACCGGCCACCGCTCCGAGTGGATCCAGGCCTGCAAGGACAACAAGCCCGAGGACGCCAGGGCCGGCTTCGCCTACTCGGGCCCCTTCACCGAAGCCCTGCTGGTGGGCAACCTTGCGCTTCGCCTGCAGAAGCGCATCGAGTGGGATTCCGAGGCGTTGAAGGCGACGAATGCCCCCGAGGCCGAGCCGTTGATCCGCAAGCAATATCGGGCCGGATTCGGCATCTGA
- a CDS encoding DUF1559 domain-containing protein: MQRDLLKPPPAVFAAGLLALMALTNPANGQATKTGGRGGAPATAASLARYVPEKGLAAYAEFRGFDADARGWQKTAAYKAFNDTTLGALLVDLASQGIDAARNAAGGAGPGGDEVLAKAALFLRRGAVVGLCIREGKPEEADLVIAFRGGANKDVRGLIDRVVSSVGKKGELRKGARKLVTYGTGKKTFATWDEKGDAIVCGLEVVDAVLAATDGKAKSAETHPIRAGLANDVDGFRPVGLAFLDMTKFPKPPPDAARVGLDGVKRVEMQFGFQDEALMWTARIAAPSPRKGFLALLDQPTFDLGSLPPLPADLTQFTVLSVDPERTYDRIIALIKESDPKGGQAQAEATERSIKESLGIDLSRDLLRHLGPKLSLYASKSAPPIQGLLPALENISGLVIEAEVKDQKAAARGVDALMTSLARRVADEAKKPGRRGTPPQMRKNDGPQLAWSMIPAPGTPAKDLEPTLVVGEKSLVFSPRKEIAESLAAGLKGERWTPKGDYSTLGKRVPNRLVYLSVSDPRETVPQIVANLPNLVAMAEMGMAQSAKAKGQAPPRIPIRIDPALIPDPETLASKMGPGSMSISVDPSGIRLVNREAFPSLANPASGGIAIALLLPAVQSAREAARRAQCVNNEKQMMLAFHNYESGYGHFPRAAIVDKAGKPLLSWRVAILPFIEQQELYNKFHLDEAWDSPHNKTLLNSMPPQYRCASMPMTDPTLAYYRVFDGKGAMFEPGVDVKIADMTDGTSYTLALVETKEGVPWTKPEDLEFDPDAKAPPPFYGAGSMHPGGFNAGMGDGSIRFLKATIAEKVMKALITRAGGEVIGGTDF, from the coding sequence ATGCAACGAGACCTCTTGAAGCCACCACCCGCGGTCTTCGCGGCGGGCCTCCTGGCACTAATGGCTCTGACTAACCCGGCGAACGGGCAGGCGACGAAAACTGGCGGGCGCGGCGGCGCCCCGGCGACGGCGGCGTCACTCGCGCGGTACGTTCCCGAGAAGGGTCTCGCAGCCTACGCCGAGTTTCGCGGGTTCGACGCGGATGCGCGTGGATGGCAGAAGACGGCCGCATACAAGGCCTTCAATGACACCACGCTGGGAGCCTTGCTGGTCGACCTCGCCTCGCAGGGCATCGACGCGGCGCGGAATGCCGCCGGGGGGGCCGGGCCGGGGGGAGACGAAGTCCTGGCCAAGGCCGCCTTGTTCCTGCGCCGGGGGGCCGTGGTTGGTCTCTGCATCCGCGAGGGCAAGCCGGAAGAAGCCGATCTCGTGATCGCGTTCCGCGGCGGCGCGAACAAGGACGTGCGAGGGCTGATCGACCGCGTGGTTTCCTCGGTGGGGAAGAAGGGCGAGCTTCGCAAGGGGGCCCGCAAGCTGGTCACCTACGGCACGGGGAAGAAGACCTTCGCGACCTGGGATGAGAAAGGCGACGCGATCGTCTGCGGCCTGGAGGTCGTTGACGCGGTGCTCGCCGCGACCGACGGCAAGGCGAAGTCCGCCGAGACTCACCCGATTCGCGCCGGGTTGGCGAACGACGTCGACGGGTTCAGGCCGGTCGGCCTCGCGTTCCTCGATATGACCAAGTTCCCGAAGCCCCCGCCCGACGCGGCGAGGGTGGGGCTCGACGGCGTGAAGCGGGTCGAGATGCAGTTCGGATTCCAGGACGAGGCGTTGATGTGGACGGCGCGCATCGCGGCCCCCTCGCCGCGCAAGGGCTTCCTGGCGCTGCTGGACCAGCCGACCTTCGACCTGGGATCGCTGCCCCCCTTGCCGGCCGACCTGACGCAGTTCACGGTCCTCTCCGTCGACCCGGAACGGACCTATGACCGGATCATCGCCCTGATCAAGGAGAGCGACCCGAAGGGGGGCCAGGCGCAGGCGGAAGCGACCGAACGATCGATCAAGGAATCGCTGGGGATCGACCTCAGTCGCGACCTCCTGCGTCACCTGGGGCCGAAGTTGTCCCTGTACGCGTCGAAGTCGGCCCCACCGATCCAGGGCCTGCTCCCCGCGCTCGAGAACATCTCGGGCCTGGTGATCGAGGCCGAGGTCAAGGACCAGAAGGCCGCCGCACGCGGGGTCGACGCCCTGATGACGTCGCTCGCCCGCCGGGTCGCCGACGAGGCGAAAAAGCCGGGTCGCCGCGGGACGCCGCCGCAAATGCGAAAAAACGACGGGCCCCAGTTGGCCTGGTCGATGATTCCGGCCCCGGGTACCCCGGCGAAAGACCTGGAACCGACGCTGGTGGTGGGCGAGAAGTCCCTGGTCTTCTCGCCCCGGAAGGAGATCGCCGAGTCCCTGGCCGCGGGGCTCAAGGGGGAGCGATGGACTCCGAAAGGTGACTACTCCACCCTGGGCAAGCGGGTCCCCAATCGCCTGGTCTACCTGAGCGTGAGCGACCCCCGCGAGACCGTCCCCCAGATCGTTGCGAACCTGCCGAACCTCGTCGCCATGGCAGAGATGGGGATGGCCCAGTCGGCGAAAGCGAAGGGCCAGGCACCGCCGAGGATCCCGATTCGGATCGACCCCGCCCTGATCCCCGACCCCGAGACACTAGCCAGTAAGATGGGGCCCGGGTCGATGTCAATCTCCGTCGACCCGTCGGGGATCCGGTTGGTCAACCGCGAGGCGTTCCCCTCCCTGGCGAACCCGGCCTCGGGCGGCATCGCCATCGCGCTCCTGCTGCCGGCCGTCCAGTCGGCCCGCGAGGCCGCCAGGCGGGCTCAGTGCGTGAACAACGAGAAGCAGATGATGCTGGCGTTCCACAATTATGAGTCGGGCTACGGCCATTTCCCCAGGGCCGCGATCGTCGATAAGGCGGGCAAGCCGCTGCTGAGCTGGCGGGTGGCGATCCTGCCGTTCATCGAGCAGCAGGAATTGTATAACAAGTTCCACCTCGATGAGGCCTGGGACAGCCCTCACAACAAGACACTCTTGAATTCCATGCCCCCGCAGTACCGCTGCGCGAGCATGCCAATGACGGACCCGACTCTGGCCTATTACCGGGTCTTCGACGGCAAGGGGGCGATGTTCGAACCGGGCGTCGACGTGAAAATCGCCGACATGACCGATGGAACGTCGTACACACTTGCCCTGGTCGAGACGAAGGAAGGGGTGCCCTGGACCAAGCCGGAGGATCTCGAGTTCGACCCCGATGCCAAGGCCCCGCCGCCGTTCTATGGCGCTGGGTCGATGCACCCGGGCGGCTTCAACGCCGGGATGGGCGACGGGTCGATCCGGTTCCTCAAGGCGACGATCGCGGAGAAGGTGATGAAGGCGTTGATCACGCGCGCCGGCGGCGAGGTGATCGGCGGGACTGACTTCTGA
- a CDS encoding DUF1552 domain-containing protein, translated as MAQTRNRREFLRDLGIGAAAVPFLLNLPSLGFANQGARKQRLVVLFSPNGVIPDAFWPDEEGENFTLKPILKPLEPFRDKLLTLNGVCDKVRGDGDNHMRGMGCLLTGIELLPGTIQGGSDTPAGWASGHSIDQELRTYLQKDAATRTRFGSLEFGVMVPEHADTWTRMVYAGSNKPLPPIDNPYQMFNKLYGGVKDREDLTSILDELRDDLKAVGTKLSAEDRKLLDEHATFVREMEQDLSQAKDETADHAVPELELGVRRDNDNIPKISKAQIDLMVNSFTADFSRIATLQYTNSVGMARMRWMGIDEGHHELSHNPDSDAKSVEKLTKINTWYCEQLAYLAKRLAETPEPGGGGSLLDNTTIVWTNELGKGNSHTLDNIPFVILGGGSDFKMGRSLKYKQVPHNRLLMSLAHGMGHRIERFGNPNFCGDGVLSNLT; from the coding sequence GTGGCACAGACCCGAAACCGACGCGAGTTCCTCCGCGACCTGGGCATCGGCGCCGCGGCGGTCCCGTTCCTGCTGAATTTGCCCAGCCTGGGCTTCGCCAATCAGGGGGCCCGCAAGCAGCGGCTGGTCGTCCTGTTCAGCCCCAACGGCGTCATCCCCGACGCCTTCTGGCCCGACGAGGAGGGGGAGAACTTCACCCTCAAGCCGATCCTCAAGCCGCTCGAGCCCTTCCGCGACAAGCTGCTCACGCTCAACGGCGTCTGCGACAAGGTGCGCGGCGACGGCGACAACCACATGCGCGGGATGGGCTGCCTGCTCACCGGCATCGAGCTGCTACCGGGAACCATTCAAGGGGGCTCGGACACCCCGGCGGGCTGGGCCAGCGGCCACTCGATCGACCAGGAGCTGCGCACCTATCTCCAGAAGGACGCGGCCACACGCACCCGGTTCGGCTCGCTCGAATTCGGCGTCATGGTCCCCGAGCACGCCGACACCTGGACCCGGATGGTCTACGCAGGGTCCAACAAGCCCCTGCCTCCCATCGACAATCCTTACCAGATGTTCAACAAGCTTTACGGCGGGGTGAAGGACCGCGAGGACCTGACCAGCATCCTCGACGAGCTGCGCGACGACCTCAAGGCGGTCGGCACCAAGCTGAGCGCCGAGGATCGCAAGCTGCTCGACGAGCACGCCACGTTCGTCCGCGAGATGGAGCAGGACCTCTCGCAGGCCAAGGACGAGACGGCCGACCACGCCGTGCCCGAGTTGGAGCTGGGCGTGCGGCGGGATAATGACAACATCCCCAAGATCAGCAAGGCCCAGATCGACCTGATGGTCAACAGCTTCACGGCCGACTTCAGCCGGATCGCCACCCTGCAATACACCAACTCGGTGGGCATGGCCCGGATGCGCTGGATGGGAATCGACGAGGGTCACCACGAGCTGTCGCACAACCCGGACAGCGACGCCAAGTCGGTCGAGAAGCTCACCAAGATCAACACCTGGTACTGCGAGCAGCTCGCCTACCTGGCCAAGCGGCTGGCCGAGACCCCCGAGCCGGGCGGCGGCGGCAGCCTGCTGGACAACACCACGATCGTCTGGACCAACGAGCTGGGCAAGGGGAACTCGCACACCCTGGACAACATCCCGTTCGTCATCCTAGGCGGCGGCTCCGACTTCAAGATGGGCCGATCCCTCAAATACAAGCAGGTCCCCCACAACCGCCTGCTGATGTCGCTGGCGCACGGCATGGGCCACCGCATCGAGCGGTTCGGCAACCCCAACTTCTGCGGCGACGGCGTGCTGAGCAACCTGACCTGA